A stretch of DNA from Triticum dicoccoides isolate Atlit2015 ecotype Zavitan chromosome 2A, WEW_v2.0, whole genome shotgun sequence:
cattcgctttgatgagatgatcaaagcgtttgggtttacgcagacttatggagaagcctgcgtttacaagaaagtgagtgggagctctgtaggttttctcatattatatgtagatgacatacttttgatgggaaatgatatagaactcttggacagcattaaggcctacttgaataaaagtttttcaatgaaggaccttggagaagctgcttatatattaggcatcaagatctacagagatagatcaagacgcctcataggtctttcacaaagcacgtaccttgataaaatattgaagaagttcaatatggatcagtctaagaaggggttcttgcctgtgttgcaaggtgtgaaattgagctcagctcaatgtccgaccacggcagaagatatagaagagatgagtgtcatcccctatgcctcagccataggttctattatgtatgccatgatgtgtaccagacctaatgtaaaccttgctgtaagtttggtaggtaggtaccaaagtaatcccggcaaggaacactagacagcgtcaagaatatcctgaagtacctgaaaaggactaaggaaatgtttctcgtttatggaggtgacgaagagctcgtcgtaaaaggttacgtcgacgctagcttcgacacagatctggatgactctaagtcacaaaccggatacgtgtatattttgaatggtggggcagtaagctagtgcagttgcaagcagagcgtcgtggcgggatctacatgtgaagcggagtacatggcagcctcggaggcagcgcatgaagcaatttggatgaaggagttcatcaccgatctaggagtcatacccaatgcgtcagggccaatcaaactcttctgtgacaacactggagctattgcacttgccaaagagcccagatttcacaagaagacaaggcacatcaagcgtcgcttcaactctattcgtgaaaatgttcaagatggagacatagatatttgtaaagtacatacggacctgaatgtagcagatccgttgactaaacctctccctagagcaaaacatgatcaacaccagaattccatgggtgttcgattcatcacaatgtaactagattattgactctagtgcaagtgggagactgctggaaatatgccctagaggcaataataaaagcattattattatatttccttgttcatgataattgtcttttattcatgctataattgtgttatccggaaatcgtaatacatgtgtgaataatagacaccaacatgtccctagtaagcctctagttgactagcttgttgatcaacagatagtcatggtttcctgactatggacattggatgtcattgataacgggatcacatcattaggagaatgatgtgatggacaagacccaatcctaaacatagcataagatcgtatagttcgtttgctagagttttccaatgtcaagtatcttttccttagaccatgagatcgtgtaactcccggataccgtaggagtgctttgggtgtaccaaacgtcacaacgtaactgggtgactataaaggtatactacgggtatctccgaaagtgtctgttgggttgacacggatcaagactgggatttgtcactccgtatgacggagaggtatcactgggcccactcggtaatgcatcatcataatgagttcaaagtgaccaagtgtctggtcacgggatcatgcattacggtacgagtaaagtgacttgccggtaacgagattgaacgaggtattgggataccgacgatcggatctcgggcaagtaacataccgattaacgaagggaattgtatgcggggttgcttgaatcctcgacatcgtggttcatccgatgagatcatcgaggagcatgtgggagccaacatgggtatccagatcccgctgttggttattggccggagagtcgtctcggtcatgtctacatgtctctcgaacccgtagggtctacacacttaaggttcggtgacgctagggttgtagggatatgtatatgcagtaacccgaatgttgttcggagtcccggatgagatcccggacgtcacgaggagttccggaatggtccggaggtaaagaattatatataggaagtgctatttcgggcatcgggacaagtttcggggtcaccgatattgtaccggaaccaccggaagggtcccgggggtccaccgggtggggccacctgccccgggggccacatgggctgtagggggtgcgccttggcctatatgggccaagggcaccagccccaagaggcccatgcgcctagggttcaaggaagggaagagtcccaaagcgggaaggcacctcctaggtgccttggggaggagggattcctcccttggccgcacccctcctaggagattggatctcctagggccggcaccccccccttggactccctatatatagtggggaaaggagggcctctcacaacacgcctttggtgcctccctcttcctctccaacacatcctcctcctccatagtgcttagcgaagccctgccggagtactgcagctccatcaccaccacgccgtcgtgctgctgctggagccatctccctcaacctctccttcccccttgctggatcaagaagaaggagacgttacgctgaccgtacgtgtgttgaacgcggaggtgccgtccgttcggcactaggatctccggtgatttggatcacatcgagtacgacttcctcatccccgttctttgaacgctttcgcgcgtgatctacaaaggtatgtagatgcaatccaatcactcgttgctagatgaactcatagatggatcttggtgaaaccgtaggaaaatttttgttttctgcaacgttacccaacaggtgCCGCCGCGGCGCGACAGGGACCAAGCTGTCCCGCCGCCGCCATCCTAGGGCACAACACGACTTTGCCGACAGGCCCTTCGGCAGCGGCGATGCGGAGGGGGCGACAAGGAATGACCCTTCCAAAGGTGGCTAGGGTTTTGACACAGTAACGCAGAGGACCAACAGTGGGGAGCTCCCATTGGGCACATGCAGGCAAGTGTGACGTTGCAGAGGCCGGGCTCCATGGAGCCTGTTTTGCCATGAAGAATCAAAGTATACTTAAAAGTTTCAAAAAATATCAATTTTTATACAAATACATACGCATGTTCGTCAGGTATGTAAAAAAATTCATCGGGTAATTCGATTATTTGCATGCTACACAAAAAAGATTAACATCCGGCCCTAAAACAACAAAGATAAAGCCCATTTTAATCTGTGTATTTATCTTTTTGTATACATTAcatgtgaatatatatatatatggtcatGAAATTTTATACATGTAGTATGCTACAAATACACATCGACGTATATATATTCTTTCAGTATTTTTTAATATGCGGACATGGTATTCTcactgaaaaagaaaaagaaagagctcggcctcagCAATGCTTTTTCGACATGCAGGCTGTTCACTTCCTTGTTTACCAACTTATTTAGGAGATTTCGAACTGAAAACACGTGTTGCCCGTGTCTTCTCGCCCACCCATGAACTGAACTGCCTTTGGTTTTTGGCCGGACACGTTTGTTTTGGTGACACAATCTAGTGAGGAGTGAGTGCACCTGGTGACCACCGCCGACTGCTCTCAGCATGCCGCATACAGATTCATACTCATACAGGTAGGCGGCTGCTTTTCACTTTCGGCCGGTAACAGGTGAGCGCTGCGTTCACACACATTTTTTCTAAGTCATCGGACTATGGGTACCTGCATGTGCCAAGCCGACCACACAATCATGATCCGATTCTGTTGCGTTGCATTGACCGTCGGATCGCCGCTCTTCATAGTACTcctacattattattattattattattattattattattattattattattattattattatgcgtTATGTACTTTTCTGCTGTCGTGTAGTACACGTGGTGATGTGTGCGAGATGCTTTGTGTCTTACCCATCGGTCAAATCACATCGGCACTAACTACTTTCGTTCCCAAAAGATGATGTAACGCTGTGTCGACTCCGGGTCTTATTTCGATCATGAATATGGTTAACAAAATGCAGAGTTATGCTTGCAAGAAGATTCTGGTGATGTGAATTTTGTTTAAAAGAGGTTTCCGGTCGTATATACTAGGTAGTATATAAACCCtcagttcctaaatgtaagtctttttagatatttcaatatggactacatataaaACAAAATAagctctaaaatacatctatatgcaTTCGTGTGTTATCCCGATTGAAATAtttaaaaagacttgtatttaaaAACAGGGGGAGTATATGGCACGGGCGGCCGGTAGCAAGGGCTAACGAGCCGTAGCCGGTGGAGGCAAGTTCGAAACTTGATGGTTCGGGGAGTTCGTCTAAGAATTTGGATGGTTcaggccttctttggttcataggataggaattttataggaataggaaaatcataggaaatgagatgacatgcatgtcaattcctatagagaaagagatgtcatttggtgcataggataggatttttttcCATTAAGTCTAGACTAatgttttttttcctccaaaacgtgaaggcttcaaaggaatttttcctttgcaaatcctatcctatagaattcctacaaaaatcctacaaaccaaaggaggcctcaacAGTTTACATGGATGGCCAAGGGGCGAAGCATGGTGGAGGCAGGCGGTTTGGCCTGGCAGGATTGGAGGTTGtcagaggaagaggaagccacaaaatcgttttcaagcgattgacCCCTAGCCAGTCCCTTCGTTAGTCAAACAGGCATgaactagaaccctcaaaccctggATAAAGGACAAGCACTTCTGTCAAATACAAGGAGAAATGGTAGTCCATAGACTGATCGAACTGTAAAGTCATGGGTGGTTACACCGACTGCCTCATCATCTACCTAGATACAGACTTCGACCGGAGAGCACATGCATGCATCATCTCTAAGCACCATCTCCAACAGATAGACCAACTGATCAACATACATCACCGATTCACAATTCCTCCCAACATGTAACCGCAAAAGCCGCCTTGCTATCCACAAAATTCCTCTTCAGCTCCATTCTGGACTCGTAccgccacaaaattcaggcttctcCCAAAGCCGCCCAACCTCACTCGCTTCCTCCTCTTTGATGATCGGCGCCGTGGTTCCGGGCTCGGGGCGGCGTGCCGGAAGCCGTCAGGCGCGAAGGGCGGTGGACGCCGTGCACCTCTGGATCGTAGGGCTGGGAGGCAAGGTAGCTCAGGGCTGTGACGACGTCGCCGATCAACGGTCTCAGGGTCGGCTGTTCTTGCACGCACATTGCAGCGACGGCCAGGGCCTGGTACAGTCCCCTTGGCGGGTACCGGCCCTCCAGCGCCGGGTCTGCCATCTGGGGGAACTTCCTCCTGTCCTTGAACAAGGGCCGGGCCTGAAATTGTGCACCAACAAACGTTACATCAGTAGGGATTGCAAAATACTGTACGACATCTTTAGCAAAGGCTTCGGCATGTCATGACCCTATTCATTCGATCCTATGGAACAGACTACAATAATGTCTTTTTGGGAAGCCAAACCTAGGCCAATCCAATAATGCCAAAAAAATGTAGTATGGAACTATTTCATTCTAGTACAGTAGCTTTTTAGTAACCCTACAGCTGAAAAACGTTGCGAGCATGATATTTTTTTAGCTGAAGGAAAGGACAATATTCCTTCAAGCAAAACTAGTGTAAATTCCAAAAGTGGAAAGAAATACAGAGATGACTGAAAATCAACCTCCTATGGTTCCCCTTCAGGTGATACGCAAGGTTGATGCGCTAACACTCAGCTTAGACTAACTTCCGAGCTAAGAGGCTGATATCTGGTGGATTTTCCAGAATAAATTAACAATCAATGCtcacaagaggcagcaggttccacAATGTGATTGTGATGTTCTCTTTACTCAAACTCCAGTAGTCTATAATGGAATGAAGAAGAATAACAAGAAGAAACAGAAAGGAACGTAGCAAAAAACAAATCGGCAGCTTACCCATGCAACAAGATTTTGCTCCCCCGCAGCTCGGGTGTTGTCGATAGCCCTTCGTCCTGTGATGATCTCCAATAGAACAACACCATAGCTGTAAACATCTGACTTCAGAGTCAGCTGACCAGTCATAGCATACTCGGGGGCACAATACCCGTATGTACCCATCACTCTGGTGGAAACATGTGTCTTATCACCAACTGGGCCAAGCTTTGCCAATCCAAAGTCAGACAGCTTTGGGTGGTATCCCTCTCCGAGCAAGATGTTTGAACATTTCAAGTCCCGGTATATGACAGGAGGATTTGTTTTGTCATGCAAATGCTCCAGCCCTTTAGCTGCACCAGCGGCTATCTTCATCCGTGTATTCCAGTCAAGGCGGGGTTTATCTGGGGAAGGATCTGAATAAAATAGGATCCAGTTGTGAGTACACAAAGTTTAATTATCCAACAGAAGCTGTACCAAAGCAGAAACACATTCTTTTTCCGGCAGCGTACCGTGAAGGTGGTCTTCCAAAGAACCCAGCGGCATATACTCGTAAACCAAAAGCCTCTGGTCGCCATCGGCGCAATAGCCAATAAGGTTGACCAGGTGTGGGTGGTGCAGCAAGCTCAGCatgaggacctcaacaagaaactcCCTGTTGCCTTGCAGTCCATTTCGATCGAGCTGCTTTATGGCGACAACCTGTGACGGCAACAAAATACATTTCACCATGTCAATTAGCTTCAGGAaatagcttgacaaattcttgcgcATAATTAACAATTCTACCACAACATTATTGCTCAATAGCTGTGAAATGTAAATCGACCGAGGATTAATAAACACAATCCTTGAAACCTGGATAACCCTCATTTTCTATCACATTGAAAACGAAACCCGCAGCCTAAACCCGGTCTCGGGTTCAGGCTGTGTGACACGTTCACTAGGAGACAATTTACAAGTGCTCCACACAAtcctccaagtggaagcttctaaatAAACAAAATGGTGCTCGTGAACTGGGAGGGCAGAATAATTAGCAAGAACCTCCTCACCTGGTTGATGCTCTCCAGGTACCCCTTGTAGACCCGGCCGAAGCCACCCTCCCCGAGAAGGCAGTCGGCCCTGAAACCGTTGGTCGCCGCCGCGAGCTCCCTGAAGGTGAAGGTCTGCGCGGCAATGTGGCGGTGCTCGGACCCGTTGCTGAGGACGAACTCCTTCTTGGCCTCCGACAGCGAgtcctgccgcgccgccgccgccgcgctcgtcGACGACGAGGAGCACCCCGGCTTCGCTTTATTGTCTGAGAAAAACAAAACGCATGCGTCAGAATCATGAGGCGAATAAAGAAGACGGGGAATTTAGGGAAAGGAGTGCACGCGTTGTCTGGCGGGCGACAAAAGTGGCGAGCACGCGTCGTCCCCGGCCGGAATCCCGGCACCGGGCTGCCATGTTTCGGGGGGAGGCGGATTCGGCGGGATGCCATGATTTTGGACCGAGTTTGCGGCAATTTTCTGGAGGGGCGAACTTTTCTCCTTTTTTCTTTTGAaacaggggaggggaggggggaacTGGACTGACGGGACGGCTCGGGAGGCCCGTGAACGAGGGACGGCGGCGGGGGCAGCCCGAGGCCGGAGCCACAAATTGCTCCGCGGAATCTCGGAGTGGCAGGCAGAATCGGCGAACTACGCTGTGAATCTAGCGAGGACTAGCGAATCCGCGACGGCCGGGGCGAGGAAGAAGGCAGCAAGAAAGAAGGCGGTGGCACGGGCGGATCACCTGCGGCGGGAGGGATCTGGGGCTTCTCCGGCCGCGCCGGCGTCTTGCGCTTCTTCCTGGCGCCCAGGCAGGGGAAGCAGCAGTCCATGGCGGCTCCTGAGACCTCTTCTTGGGCGGtgtggggggagagagagggagagaggggagaggggtgGGAGGTTTGAGTGTGCGGCGGCCGCGTTGCGCGTGCGCGtggggaagaaggaaggaaggggaggcGAGGCGAGGGGAGGGGGGGAGCGAAAACGAGGAAGAAATGATTTTTGAGTTAATTGGGGGGCAGCCCTTCTCTGCTTCTAGAAGGACGCAACGCAACGCACGCAGAAGGAAGGGGAACGGGGGACGGCTACTCTACGCGGCGCAAGTGTCAAACGGAAAGCAAAAGTCACGCACGCACACCAGCTAGTGGCCGCACCGCATTCCATGCCGGGTAAACAGTAACTTGTTCGGTGCTGCGTGGACTATGAAGGCTCGTCAATATACTGAGCTTGAGCTTAGGGCAACTCCACCGCGGATCATCGGACAGACGGCATCGAATGTTTGCGGACAGTCCGGACGCGTTCGTGGACAGCGGGGAGGACGTCGACATCGGATGTTTGCCCCATTTCATACGGACAGTTTAGAAACATGGACGAAATCAAAGTGAAACGGACGAAATTTAAACAAAGTTTGATCATAGAGGGCGGGATCCTCCTGCACGGCCTCTTATCGCATAATGACggtcctccccctcctcctaggTGATGAGGGTGGCCTCCTCCTCCACTTGCTCCGCGTCCTACATctactcctcctccttccacagcgGCACCCAGTCAATCCGGGGGGAACCAGGATGGCAACTGGGGAGTGAAGCCGTGCACGATGAGGCCACCACATACCATGGGCGATGGCGCTAACTAGATCTGGAGTAGCACACCGGCGACCATTCCTCGGCGCCGGACGTATTGCACACCATGGTGGCCGAAAGGTGTGGTGGTGTGTGGTGTGTGGTGAATGTGTGTGGGGGGATAAGGATTGTGCGGGTAGGGGTTTGCGTTGGAGGAGACCGACCAACCTTAAGGTCGGAGTAGACTTCTCGGCCGCCGTGGGAGACCGGTCAGCAGGAGAGAATGCCAGAGTGGAAGCAACATGAGATTGGTTTTTTGTGGGTTCGCGTTGTTAGAGTCCGATGTGGCGGATGTCCGGACTCTCCCAAACATGCCCCCAGTTGGTTTCGGTTTTGTGGAATTTCTGATGTCCATGCCTATCTGGAAAAACCAGGTAACCCCATTCGACAACCAAAAGTGCAAAGACCGTCTGGGACTGGACATTAGCGGTTGATTTGGTGATTTGTGTTGGAGTTTCCTTAGAGCAACTCCAGCAATGTTATTGGAAGGTCTCAAACATAATAATCGTCAATATGAAACGTAAGCTTCAAAAATCACTCTAACAGAGTCGCCATTCGCCCCTCAATCGCCATAAATTTTGGAGATCCCTCAATGTGTGGCCTCCCAACCTCTCCATATTTTCGGGTCATGGAGCCTCCATTTAGAGCTCGCTCCAAACCCAATTGGCAGCACAGAAAGGAAGTTATAGCTTTTTTCTCCTTGCACCACATACAAGATTTAAAGCAACGTGTCCTCTTAAGCACCACCAATGAGGCAACCACCCTACCGTTATGGCGTTGCCACTCCATCAGATTCCCATGGCGGCCCATTGAGATAATTTCCATGTGCGAGCATATGCTAGCTTGCATTTGAGCAGGCGAGAGGATGTGTGTGAAAAGGCCGAGAAGAGGCATAAATCATCTAGAACATGTGATCCACCTGTCATTGAGGGATTGTTTCTCTTTCTTTTAGCATTGGCATGGAGCTAGGTGAGGCGTAGATACCGGCAGTGTGATGTCAATTTTGACGACGGGCCACATTGTGGCTAGCAATGAGCAGACACAACCGCCAGATGTTGACGGGAGGAGGAGCTCAGGAGCATGGTGACACCCTCTTTTTGTCGGAGCTTCCTCACTTCCTTCTCGCCTCATCGGGAGGAGACGGTCGTGTCGTCACCATATCATCATCGAACCTTCATAGCTTCTCCTCCTTCTAGGttggtgcctgtcggtgtcaaaaccgttggatctcgggtagtgggtcccgaactgtgcgtctag
This window harbors:
- the LOC119353098 gene encoding probable serine/threonine-protein kinase PBL7, with product MDCCFPCLGARKKRKTPARPEKPQIPPAADNKAKPGCSSSSTSAAAAARQDSLSEAKKEFVLSNGSEHRHIAAQTFTFRELAAATNGFRADCLLGEGGFGRVYKGYLESINQVVAIKQLDRNGLQGNREFLVEVLMLSLLHHPHLVNLIGYCADGDQRLLVYEYMPLGSLEDHLHDPSPDKPRLDWNTRMKIAAGAAKGLEHLHDKTNPPVIYRDLKCSNILLGEGYHPKLSDFGLAKLGPVGDKTHVSTRVMGTYGYCAPEYAMTGQLTLKSDVYSYGVVLLEIITGRRAIDNTRAAGEQNLVAWARPLFKDRRKFPQMADPALEGRYPPRGLYQALAVAAMCVQEQPTLRPLIGDVVTALSYLASQPYDPEVHGVHRPSRLTASGTPPRARNHGADHQRGGSE